The Streptomyces sp. NBC_00510 genomic interval CGAGAGGGTGGCGAGTCGGTGCATCAGTTCCGTCTCCTGTGGTGAGGCCCCGCGCCCCGCGACCGTGCGCAGCACCGCCTGGCGGACCCGCAGGGTGCGGATCTGCACCTCCAGCGCCTCGGCGTGGGCCGCGGCGACCTCGGCGACGGTGACCTTCCTGTCCAGGATGGAGTGGACGGCCGCGAGGTCGATGCCGAGGTCGCGCAGCGTGCGCACGAGGGCCAGACGGTCCAGCGCGGCCCGGTCGTAGAGCCGGTAGCCGGCGGGTGTCCGATCGGTCGGCGGCACCACTCCGGTGTCCGACCAGTACCGGATGGTCTTCACGGTCAGACCGGTCAGCCGGGCCAGGTCACCGATGGTGTGGAGGGTGTCGTCGTCCATGTCCGCCATCCTGGGGTCTCCCGCCGCGGGAGACTCAAGCATGCGCCCCCGGCGGCGGCGCGCCTCACCAGGAGCGGGCCTCGCGCAGCAGCAGGTCGCGGACGAGGCCGAGGTGCGGGTGGTGGTCGGCGCCCGGGCGCTGGACGAGGTAGGCGGTGTTGATGGGCGGGTCGTCGGGGTCGAGCAGCGGGACCAGGGTGCCCTCCGCCAGGGCGGCGGCGCACAGGTAGCGGGGGAGGACGGTGAAGCCCGCGCCCGCGGCGACGGTGGCGAGCGCGCCGCGCAGGTCCGGGACGGTCACGGCGGCCTGGCCGGTGAGACGGCGGCCGAACACATGGCGCCAGTAGCGGCGCGCGATCGGCAGGTCCTCGGCGTACGAGACGAGCGGGACGCCGCTCAGCGCGCCGGGCCCGCCAGAGGCCACGTCCAGCCGGGCGGCCCGGGACGGGGCGGCCACCAGCACGAACTCCTCGTCCATCAGGGGCACGGCGCTGAGCAGGCGCCCGCGCGGGCGGTGCGTGGAGATCACCAGGTCGTGCTGCCCGGCCCGCAGCGACTCCAGCAGGACGTCGGTGAGCCCGGTGCCGATCCGCAGCCGTACGCCGCGCTCGACGAGCGGTGCGAGCGCGGGCAGCACGCGCTCGCACAGCAGCTCCGCGGGGCCGCCGAGGCGGACCGGCTCGGCGGGGAGGTCCGCGTCGCCGTGCCCGCGGTCGGCGACGGCGGCGAGCGCGTCGAGCGGCCCGGCCACCCGACCGGCGAGCTCGTCGGCGAAGGGCGTGGCGGCGACGCCGCGGGGCAGCCGTTCGAAGAGATCGCGGTCCAGCCGGCCTTCGAGCGTACGGATCTGGGTCGTCACCGTCGGCTGGGAGAGGCCCAGGAGCCGCGCGGCCGCGGTGAAGGAACCGGCCCGGTGCACCGCCAGGAAGGTGCGCAGCAGCGTCAGGTCCAGCGATCCGCCTCCCGCGCTCCCGCCCCCGTGCCCCGGGCGTATTCCCGGCAACCCATTGGAAACCGTATGGCTCATGATGGCGATCCTATTGGATGCCAATGGGAGGTCC includes:
- a CDS encoding LysR family transcriptional regulator, with translation MSHTVSNGLPGIRPGHGGGSAGGGSLDLTLLRTFLAVHRAGSFTAAARLLGLSQPTVTTQIRTLEGRLDRDLFERLPRGVAATPFADELAGRVAGPLDALAAVADRGHGDADLPAEPVRLGGPAELLCERVLPALAPLVERGVRLRIGTGLTDVLLESLRAGQHDLVISTHRPRGRLLSAVPLMDEEFVLVAAPSRAARLDVASGGPGALSGVPLVSYAEDLPIARRYWRHVFGRRLTGQAAVTVPDLRGALATVAAGAGFTVLPRYLCAAALAEGTLVPLLDPDDPPINTAYLVQRPGADHHPHLGLVRDLLLREARSW